Proteins from one Thermithiobacillus tepidarius DSM 3134 genomic window:
- a CDS encoding PilW family protein, with translation MSLSSRPSRTHGSLRHDQGFTMVELMVALVVSLLASVAIYSIFIQSESQQRRSNETADLWQQARIAMAMLERDVRMAGYGLGGNLGCQLVSYNANRTPPNIPAYTLMPIVSADPAPATPISGPGGSDQLTILYSTSANGGLPATQLNGDMPNSSAELIVASTAGFQEGDLVILNEPGKTCTLVQVTQVQQAALKLQHNPGVSAPYNPAGGFSIFPASGYVAANGVTLYNMGSMVNNRYSIAPNSTVAGQPDPTPTLMVTNVNTGTTTPVARGIVSLQVLYGMDTNGDNAVDAYARPTGGGWFAASGGQIRTVRIALLARASLPDRDYNSPASITLLPAMGGNAAVVYDVPNTDRNFRHQLFVTEVPLRNPILGNQTT, from the coding sequence ATGTCCCTGTCCAGTCGTCCGTCGCGCACTCATGGCAGCCTGCGCCATGACCAAGGCTTCACCATGGTCGAGCTCATGGTCGCCTTGGTGGTCTCCCTGCTCGCGTCCGTAGCCATCTACAGCATCTTCATTCAGTCCGAAAGCCAGCAGCGGCGCAGCAATGAAACGGCGGATCTGTGGCAACAGGCGCGCATCGCCATGGCCATGCTCGAGCGCGACGTGCGCATGGCCGGCTACGGATTGGGCGGCAATCTGGGCTGCCAACTGGTGTCCTACAATGCCAACCGCACCCCACCGAACATTCCGGCCTATACCCTGATGCCCATCGTGTCGGCCGATCCGGCGCCCGCCACCCCCATCAGCGGGCCCGGCGGCAGCGATCAGCTCACCATCCTGTACAGCACCTCCGCCAACGGCGGGCTGCCCGCCACCCAGTTGAACGGCGACATGCCGAATTCTTCCGCAGAGCTGATCGTGGCCTCCACGGCGGGTTTCCAGGAAGGCGACCTGGTCATCCTCAACGAGCCGGGCAAGACCTGCACGCTGGTCCAGGTCACCCAGGTGCAGCAGGCCGCGCTGAAGCTGCAGCACAACCCGGGGGTCTCGGCCCCCTACAATCCCGCGGGCGGCTTCAGCATCTTCCCGGCAAGCGGCTACGTGGCCGCCAACGGCGTCACGCTCTACAACATGGGCAGCATGGTCAACAACCGGTACAGCATCGCCCCCAACTCCACCGTCGCTGGCCAGCCTGACCCCACTCCGACACTGATGGTCACCAACGTCAACACGGGCACCACCACGCCGGTGGCCCGCGGCATCGTGTCCCTGCAGGTGCTCTACGGCATGGACACCAACGGCGACAACGCCGTGGATGCCTATGCCCGCCCCACCGGCGGCGGCTGGTTTGCCGCCAGCGGCGGGCAGATACGCACGGTGCGCATCGCCCTGCTGGCGCGGGCCAGCCTGCCGGACCGGGACTACAACAGTCCGGCGAGCATCACCCTGCTGCCAGCCATGGGCGGCAATGCGGCCGTGGTTTACGACGTGCCCAACACCGATCGCAACTTCCGCCATCAACTGTTCGTGACGGAAGTGCCTCTCCGCAACCCCATCCTCGGCAATCAGACGACGTGA
- a CDS encoding GspH/FimT family pseudopilin has translation MIHTRFEKCVRYDAGFTLVELAIALAVGSILLALALPMFAESRANGQIRAAAAQLQQDLQWARAEAIKRNQRVGVEIATAANASGWTVFVDRNNSSTLDAGDLTLRQFGNAEFRARFGSNTALAANGTPNLPVFAPFGNLANVGNGTYGFTTTPTTQRWLLVVGTGGRIVTCIAQSPSSWTCRL, from the coding sequence ATGATCCACACGCGTTTTGAAAAATGCGTCCGCTACGACGCCGGTTTCACTTTGGTGGAACTGGCTATCGCCTTGGCCGTGGGCAGCATCCTTCTGGCGCTGGCCCTGCCCATGTTCGCCGAATCGCGTGCCAACGGCCAGATCCGCGCGGCGGCCGCGCAGCTGCAGCAGGACCTGCAATGGGCGCGGGCCGAAGCGATCAAGCGCAACCAGCGGGTGGGCGTGGAAATCGCCACTGCCGCCAACGCGTCCGGTTGGACGGTCTTCGTGGACCGCAACAACAGCAGCACTCTGGATGCAGGTGACCTGACCCTGCGCCAGTTCGGCAACGCGGAGTTCCGGGCACGATTCGGCAGCAATACGGCCTTGGCGGCGAACGGCACGCCCAACCTGCCCGTCTTCGCGCCTTTCGGCAATCTCGCCAACGTGGGCAACGGCACCTACGGCTTTACGACGACGCCGACCACCCAGCGATGGCTGCTCGTGGTTGGCACGGGCGGCCGCATCGTCACCTGCATCGCCCAATCTCCCAGTTCCTGGACTTGCCGCCTGTAG
- a CDS encoding pilus assembly protein, translated as MKNKRILAAARAPRILLPFLAALVLGLYQADTGRVSAASNLALANDPLFLKQAVEPNVMFLIDDSGSMDAEVMTPYTDSGYVEASENIYKVYRGGEYWYKGNRGGYIFNNDSNNAGPLNNGLGYVPSSDPRPRSYQWNSIYYNPNVTYTPWPGTDTKTFGNANPKAAPNDPMDAAAGTTDLTQSGIAVYYTLPNSVSPATASHTGGAAGTGDYVLNTIDPSNTAQMQNFANWYVYYRKRIYAAKNGIGSAIANLSGMRVGLTDIYNTGTILVPLATITNSTAQKNKLLNTLYGLVASGGTPLRTSLQAVGEYFKTKDSDAPITAPCQQNFTILMTDGYWNGGSPGVGNVDDGKGKPYQDDHSDTLADVAMKYYEENLRPDLAEGQVELAPGTHETNSNPHMDTFTIGFGVSGTLDSSVDPYQNPPAWPAVSSNDKTTVDDLWHAAVNGRGQFLSAKDPQALLNALNSYLANIAGRTASAAAVSLNSTSISSTTHLYQARFDSAFWVGDLRAYGIDQNTGAVKSTPVWSAQSELDSLTGNGGWDSKRIMATWNPSSNAGVAFRWDSLSSSQQNLLNNNGADKLGAARLDYLRGDKSKEGNPFRTRQHILGDIIDSQPAYVGKPPFLYNYQNYYAFKTTGTAANRPGMVYVGGNDGALHAFDAATGMERFAFVPNGVFPKLAGLTNTNFTHQYLVDGSPAVGDVTFSDNSWHTILVGGLNNGGKSVYALDVTDPASITTEAALAGKVLWEFTDTDLGQTFSRPVVVPLRGNSQGTTWQWVVIFGSGYNNSNGKPYLYVLNAQTGVLLKKIDLCGSSSPACDTNLPNGLASPAAVASNGWDLVDAVYAGDLQGNMWKIDLSDSNPNKWQVAYQSAGKNVPLFKATDSLGNPQPITTAPDVTFHPKHPAKTGVMVYFGTGKYLESTDITDTSHQQTFYGIWDSGAALGTFNRNTTPTSPNLQEQQLDTVSIGGQLVRVSEQNPINWNTQKGWYTDLPTAGERSITNPQVVAGRVLFTTFIPDSSACGRGGKSWLMVLDYASGSSFSKPEMDINKDNVLDDKDLVSNPPSGFADVPTGLSLGQGLAASPAVIGAGTAGGGGISEIKYMSKSDTSIEAVKERGGGAGGSRPISWRELF; from the coding sequence ATGAAAAACAAAAGAATACTCGCCGCTGCGCGCGCCCCGCGCATCCTCCTCCCCTTTCTGGCCGCCCTGGTTCTCGGCTTGTACCAGGCCGATACCGGACGCGTCAGCGCCGCCAGCAACCTGGCCTTGGCCAATGACCCGCTGTTCCTGAAGCAGGCGGTGGAGCCCAACGTTATGTTCCTCATCGACGACAGCGGCTCCATGGACGCCGAGGTGATGACGCCCTACACCGACAGCGGCTATGTGGAGGCCAGCGAGAACATCTACAAGGTGTATCGCGGCGGTGAGTACTGGTACAAGGGCAACCGGGGTGGCTACATCTTCAACAACGACAGCAACAACGCCGGTCCTCTCAACAACGGACTGGGTTACGTGCCCAGCAGCGATCCCCGTCCGCGTTCCTATCAGTGGAACTCGATTTACTACAATCCCAACGTGACCTACACACCGTGGCCCGGCACGGATACCAAGACCTTCGGCAACGCCAACCCGAAAGCGGCTCCCAATGACCCCATGGACGCCGCAGCCGGCACCACCGACCTGACCCAAAGCGGCATCGCGGTCTACTACACGCTGCCGAATAGCGTCAGTCCTGCCACCGCCAGCCACACGGGCGGCGCCGCCGGCACCGGCGACTATGTCCTGAACACCATCGATCCCAGCAACACGGCGCAGATGCAAAACTTCGCCAATTGGTACGTCTACTACCGCAAGCGTATCTACGCCGCCAAGAACGGCATCGGTTCGGCCATCGCCAACCTGTCCGGCATGCGCGTCGGTCTGACCGACATCTACAACACCGGCACCATCCTGGTGCCGCTGGCGACGATCACCAACAGCACGGCCCAGAAAAACAAACTCCTCAACACCCTGTACGGGCTGGTGGCCAGCGGCGGCACGCCCCTGCGCACCTCGCTCCAGGCTGTGGGTGAGTACTTCAAGACCAAGGACAGCGATGCGCCCATCACGGCGCCCTGCCAGCAGAACTTCACCATCCTGATGACCGACGGCTACTGGAACGGCGGTTCCCCGGGCGTGGGCAATGTGGACGATGGCAAGGGAAAACCTTACCAGGACGACCACAGCGACACCCTGGCCGACGTCGCCATGAAATACTATGAGGAAAACCTGCGCCCCGACCTGGCCGAAGGCCAGGTCGAACTGGCGCCCGGCACGCACGAAACCAACAGCAATCCGCACATGGATACCTTCACCATCGGCTTCGGCGTCAGCGGAACCCTGGATTCCAGCGTCGATCCGTACCAGAACCCGCCCGCTTGGCCTGCCGTTTCGTCCAATGACAAAACCACCGTGGATGATCTCTGGCATGCCGCCGTGAACGGCCGCGGCCAGTTCCTCAGCGCCAAGGATCCGCAGGCCCTGCTGAACGCCCTGAACAGCTATCTGGCCAACATCGCCGGCCGCACCGCCTCCGCCGCGGCGGTATCCCTCAACAGCACCAGCATCAGCTCCACCACGCACCTGTATCAGGCCCGCTTCGACTCCGCTTTCTGGGTGGGCGACCTGCGGGCCTACGGCATCGATCAGAACACAGGTGCGGTCAAGAGCACTCCCGTCTGGAGCGCGCAGAGCGAACTGGACAGCCTGACCGGCAACGGCGGCTGGGACAGCAAGCGCATCATGGCCACTTGGAATCCGAGCAGCAATGCCGGGGTGGCCTTCCGCTGGGACAGCCTGTCCAGCAGCCAGCAGAACCTGCTGAACAACAACGGGGCGGACAAGCTAGGGGCCGCCCGCCTGGATTACCTGCGCGGCGACAAGAGCAAGGAAGGCAATCCCTTCCGGACGCGCCAGCACATCCTGGGCGACATCATCGACAGCCAGCCGGCCTACGTGGGCAAGCCGCCCTTCCTCTACAACTACCAGAACTACTATGCGTTCAAGACCACGGGCACGGCCGCCAACCGGCCCGGCATGGTGTACGTCGGGGGCAATGACGGCGCCCTGCACGCCTTCGATGCCGCCACCGGCATGGAACGCTTCGCCTTCGTTCCCAACGGCGTCTTTCCCAAGCTCGCGGGCCTGACGAACACCAACTTCACCCATCAGTACCTGGTGGACGGCTCTCCCGCCGTCGGCGACGTGACCTTCAGCGACAACTCCTGGCATACCATCCTGGTGGGCGGGCTCAACAACGGCGGCAAGAGCGTCTATGCGCTGGATGTCACCGATCCCGCCAGCATCACCACCGAGGCCGCGCTGGCCGGCAAGGTGCTGTGGGAATTCACCGATACCGACCTGGGACAGACCTTCAGCCGTCCCGTCGTCGTACCGCTCCGCGGCAACTCCCAGGGAACCACTTGGCAATGGGTGGTCATCTTCGGCTCCGGCTACAACAACAGTAACGGCAAGCCCTACCTCTACGTGCTGAACGCCCAGACCGGCGTCCTGCTCAAGAAGATCGATCTCTGCGGCAGCAGCAGTCCCGCCTGCGATACCAATCTGCCCAACGGCCTGGCGAGCCCGGCGGCCGTGGCCAGCAATGGCTGGGACCTGGTCGATGCGGTGTATGCCGGCGACCTGCAGGGCAACATGTGGAAGATCGACCTGTCGGACAGCAACCCGAACAAGTGGCAAGTCGCCTATCAAAGCGCCGGCAAGAACGTACCCCTGTTCAAGGCCACGGATAGCCTCGGCAATCCGCAGCCCATCACCACGGCGCCCGACGTCACCTTCCACCCCAAGCATCCTGCGAAGACTGGCGTCATGGTCTATTTCGGCACCGGCAAGTATCTGGAAAGTACCGACATTACCGACACGAGCCACCAGCAGACCTTCTATGGCATCTGGGACAGCGGCGCGGCGCTGGGCACCTTCAATCGAAACACGACGCCCACCTCGCCAAACCTGCAAGAACAGCAGCTGGACACGGTCAGCATCGGCGGCCAGTTGGTGCGCGTTTCCGAACAGAATCCCATCAACTGGAACACCCAGAAGGGCTGGTATACCGATCTGCCCACGGCCGGGGAGCGCTCCATCACCAATCCCCAGGTGGTGGCCGGGCGAGTGCTCTTCACCACCTTCATTCCGGACTCCAGCGCCTGCGGACGCGGCGGCAAGAGCTGGCTGATGGTGCTGGACTACGCCAGCGGCAGTTCCTTCAGCAAGCCGGAAATGGACATCAACAAGGACAACGTGCTTGACGACAAGGATCTGGTCAGCAATCCCCCAAGCGGTTTCGCTGATGTGCCGACCGGCCTGTCCCTGGGACAGGGCCTGGCGGCCAGCCCCGCGGTGATCGGCGCGGGCACTGCGGGCGGGGGCGGCATCTCCGAGATCAAATACATGAGCAAGTCGGATACCAGCATCGAGGCCGTCAAGGAGCGCGGCGGCGGCGCCGGCGGCTCGCGGCCGATCTCCTGGCGCGAGTTGTTCTAG
- a CDS encoding pilus assembly PilX family protein: MNTFQKGSVHHPEGGATLLVAIVVLLALSMAGIAAMYLAKTDTDIAGNVRFRDQTLASAEIGRQGVVQFLAAATLPPEQGVGQPTWFYPPASVPVDISTVAWDTVCSSAPCRQVLDNGDIAQNIVEALGPINTGTGGGQSLTRGSYRPSSAPFYYRVTTRMQGPRGTTSLVQVIYRMQY, translated from the coding sequence GTGAACACATTCCAAAAAGGCTCCGTGCATCATCCGGAAGGCGGCGCCACGCTGCTGGTCGCCATCGTTGTGCTGCTGGCACTCTCGATGGCCGGCATCGCCGCCATGTACTTGGCCAAAACGGACACGGACATCGCCGGCAACGTGCGCTTCCGCGACCAGACGCTGGCAAGTGCCGAGATCGGCCGGCAAGGCGTGGTGCAGTTCTTGGCGGCGGCCACCCTGCCCCCTGAGCAGGGGGTAGGCCAGCCCACATGGTTCTACCCGCCAGCCTCCGTGCCGGTGGACATCAGCACCGTGGCCTGGGACACCGTCTGCAGCAGCGCGCCCTGCAGGCAAGTCCTGGACAACGGCGACATCGCCCAGAACATCGTCGAGGCGCTGGGGCCGATCAATACCGGGACCGGCGGCGGGCAAAGCCTCACGCGCGGATCCTACCGACCGTCCTCCGCCCCCTTCTACTATCGGGTCACCACGCGGATGCAGGGCCCTCGCGGCACCACGAGCCTCGTCCAGGTCATCTATCGCATGCAGTATTAA
- a CDS encoding autotransporter assembly complex protein TamA: MTNSVSRGGGGAWRRWMRGVAYLVMVLWSGVAGAVEVRFTVAGEGLPAEVRDDLQKNMAPVQIGDVTQELGSARLAADERLRNALQVYGYYGSQLELRTEAVSESEYVLHYTVIPGTRIHVSDVALAVRGPGAELPVWDRLRQEFPLRQGDVLRQDTYERAKAQWLSAAQDAGYIDTEFSRHVLAIDREQGTARIELTLDTGTRYVFGEATFDGAADYPRRFLYRYLAFKPGQVFSYQKLSDTQLNLLNADRFANVSVTPDREAAQGEVMPVRIALESLKPKRFRSGVGYGTDTGARLTARYDDLNFRHSANELHLASDVSERRLGLAGRFVWPSYRDYRSFTSLQSTFQREELDTYTTRLFGVTLERARGFSSTLIGSAFLTYQNEIFSLGLQRGHSILIMPGVRVQQTRLDQLLRPRKGYRYDVTLRTSYTGWGSNTDFVQLAGRGEARLPLGSRDRIVLRSELGATWQHQGTILDLPPSLRFFAGGDRSVRGYDYRSQGPRDAGGFVVGGRHLLTGSVEFQHDIGGMFGAVVFYDAGNAFDTFADMNVLQSAGVGARAYTPIGPLRLDLAHPLGDPSARNFRIHFSAGVSF, encoded by the coding sequence GTGACAAATTCCGTCAGCAGGGGAGGAGGCGGCGCTTGGCGGCGCTGGATGCGCGGCGTGGCGTATCTGGTCATGGTCCTGTGGTCCGGCGTGGCCGGCGCGGTGGAGGTGCGCTTTACCGTGGCGGGAGAGGGCCTGCCGGCGGAGGTGCGCGATGACCTGCAAAAAAACATGGCGCCGGTGCAGATCGGCGATGTGACCCAGGAGCTGGGCAGCGCCCGCCTGGCCGCGGACGAGCGGCTGCGCAATGCCCTGCAAGTGTATGGATACTACGGCTCGCAACTGGAGCTGCGCACCGAGGCCGTGAGCGAGAGCGAGTACGTCCTGCATTACACCGTCATTCCCGGCACGCGCATCCACGTGAGCGACGTGGCGCTGGCGGTTCGCGGGCCGGGGGCTGAGCTGCCCGTCTGGGACAGGCTGCGGCAGGAGTTTCCGCTGCGGCAGGGGGACGTGCTGCGCCAGGACACCTATGAGCGCGCCAAGGCCCAGTGGCTGTCCGCTGCCCAGGATGCCGGCTACATCGATACCGAGTTCAGCCGGCATGTGCTGGCCATCGACCGGGAGCAGGGCACCGCGCGCATCGAGCTCACGCTCGATACCGGCACCCGCTACGTATTCGGCGAGGCCACCTTCGACGGCGCGGCCGACTATCCGCGGCGCTTCCTGTACCGCTATCTCGCCTTCAAGCCCGGCCAGGTCTTCTCTTATCAGAAGTTGTCCGATACCCAGCTCAACCTGCTGAACGCCGACCGCTTCGCCAATGTTTCCGTGACGCCGGATCGCGAGGCCGCCCAAGGCGAGGTGATGCCGGTCCGCATCGCCCTGGAATCCCTGAAACCCAAGCGGTTTCGCAGCGGCGTGGGCTACGGCACCGACACCGGGGCGCGGCTGACGGCCCGTTATGATGATCTCAATTTCCGCCATTCGGCCAACGAGCTGCACCTGGCCAGCGATGTTTCCGAGCGCCGGCTCGGCCTGGCCGGGCGCTTCGTCTGGCCCAGCTATCGCGATTACCGCAGCTTCACCAGCCTGCAGAGCACCTTCCAGCGCGAGGAGTTGGACACGTACACGACCCGTCTGTTCGGGGTGACGCTTGAGCGGGCCCGGGGCTTCTCCAGCACGCTGATCGGATCGGCCTTCCTGACTTACCAGAACGAGATCTTCAGCTTGGGGCTGCAGCGGGGCCACTCCATCCTGATCATGCCCGGCGTACGCGTGCAGCAGACCCGCCTGGACCAATTGCTGCGGCCCCGCAAGGGCTATCGCTACGACGTGACCCTGCGCACCAGCTACACCGGCTGGGGCTCGAACACCGACTTCGTGCAGCTGGCCGGCCGCGGCGAGGCGCGCCTGCCCCTGGGCAGTCGCGACCGCATCGTGCTGCGCTCGGAGTTGGGTGCGACTTGGCAGCATCAGGGCACCATCCTCGATCTGCCGCCGTCGCTGCGCTTCTTCGCCGGCGGCGACCGCAGCGTGCGCGGCTACGACTACCGCTCCCAGGGGCCGCGCGATGCCGGCGGCTTCGTGGTGGGCGGCCGCCACCTGCTGACCGGCAGCGTGGAATTCCAGCACGACATCGGCGGCATGTTCGGCGCGGTGGTGTTCTACGACGCCGGCAATGCCTTTGATACCTTCGCCGACATGAACGTGCTGCAAAGCGCCGGGGTCGGCGCGCGGGCCTACACGCCCATCGGCCCCCTGCGTCTGGATCTGGCGCACCCTCTCGGGGATCCGTCGGCCCGCAACTTCCGCATCCATTTTTCCGCCGGGGTGAGCTTTTGA
- the ispH gene encoding 4-hydroxy-3-methylbut-2-enyl diphosphate reductase — protein sequence MEILLANPRGFCAGVDRAIQIVERALEMLGAPIYVRHEVVHNRHVVDGLRARGAVFVEELDQVPDGATVIFSAHGVSQAVRAEAERRGLQVFDATCPLVTKVHMEVVRYSREGREMILIGHAGHPEVEGTMGQAAPGSMHLVSEVADVERLRVRDPDNLAYITQTTLSMDDTAQVIQALRSRFPKIVGPRKDDICYATQNRQDAVKRLAEAVDVLLVVGAPNSSNSNRLAELGARLGKAAHLIEDASQLQRGWFAGVARVGITAGASAPEALVQGVVAQLQAWGGQASREAEGVREKVVFSLPQALARS from the coding sequence ATGGAAATTCTGCTTGCCAATCCCCGGGGGTTCTGTGCCGGCGTGGACCGGGCCATTCAGATCGTGGAGCGGGCGCTCGAAATGCTCGGGGCGCCGATCTACGTGCGACACGAGGTGGTGCACAACCGTCATGTGGTGGACGGGCTGCGCGCACGCGGCGCGGTTTTCGTGGAAGAGCTGGACCAGGTGCCCGACGGAGCCACGGTCATCTTCAGCGCCCACGGCGTTTCCCAGGCCGTGCGCGCCGAGGCCGAGCGGCGCGGGCTGCAGGTCTTCGACGCCACCTGCCCACTGGTCACCAAGGTCCACATGGAGGTCGTCCGCTACAGCCGCGAAGGGCGGGAGATGATCCTTATCGGCCACGCCGGCCATCCCGAGGTGGAAGGCACCATGGGCCAGGCGGCGCCGGGCAGCATGCATCTCGTGTCCGAAGTGGCGGACGTGGAGAGATTGCGGGTCCGCGATCCGGACAATCTGGCCTACATCACCCAGACAACCCTCAGCATGGACGACACGGCGCAGGTCATCCAGGCCCTGCGTAGCCGCTTTCCCAAGATCGTCGGGCCCAGGAAGGACGACATCTGCTACGCCACCCAGAACCGCCAGGATGCGGTCAAGCGGCTGGCGGAAGCGGTGGACGTGCTGCTGGTGGTGGGCGCGCCCAACAGCTCCAATTCCAACCGCCTGGCGGAACTGGGTGCGCGCCTGGGCAAGGCGGCTCATCTGATTGAGGATGCCAGCCAATTGCAGCGGGGCTGGTTCGCGGGCGTGGCACGGGTAGGGATCACTGCCGGCGCCTCGGCCCCGGAAGCGCTGGTGCAAGGCGTGGTGGCCCAGCTGCAGGCCTGGGGCGGTCAAGCGAGCCGGGAGGCGGAAGGCGTGCGGGAAAAGGTGGTGTTCAGTCTGCCGCAGGCGTTGGCGCGGAGCTGA
- the pilV gene encoding type IV pilus modification protein PilV produces the protein MSHNPPSPQSGFSLIEVMIAMAIFAFGLLALAALQVAAVRATTDSQYITQANLLANEMVGMMWGTPTATALSAYHNLDTQASLPSSPAIVAANASTWRDDVQRQLPQGQGQIAVNGTQVTVTVSWQSRTGQRSHALTTQIGN, from the coding sequence ATGAGCCATAACCCCCCTTCCCCACAATCCGGCTTCAGTCTCATCGAAGTGATGATCGCCATGGCCATTTTCGCTTTCGGCCTGCTGGCACTGGCGGCCTTGCAGGTCGCCGCCGTGCGCGCCACGACCGATTCCCAGTACATCACCCAAGCCAACCTGCTGGCCAACGAAATGGTCGGCATGATGTGGGGTACCCCGACCGCCACGGCGCTGTCCGCCTACCACAACCTCGACACCCAGGCGAGCCTGCCGTCCTCGCCCGCCATCGTTGCCGCCAATGCCAGCACTTGGCGGGACGATGTGCAAAGGCAACTGCCCCAAGGGCAGGGGCAAATCGCGGTCAACGGCACGCAGGTCACGGTCACGGTTTCTTGGCAGAGCCGCACCGGCCAGCGCAGTCATGCCCTTACCACCCAAATCGGGAATTGA